The stretch of DNA GAGGTTAGTGGTGGGGGAGCTCAGCTCCACCATACGAGATTCTGCAATGGAAGAGaggagagggggggtgggggatgGGGGGAAAGggaaaggagaagagagagaggtgGCAGTCGCTTGCTTTTGCTTTGGTCCCTGATACATCTCATCACACAATCATCCGTGTGGTCAAGATCATGCGACAGTGGCGCGTGGGGGCACTCGATCCTTAGGGCTGTGGCTTGGGTTGATTGCTGTCGGAGTGGGCCCCTGCCGCCATGGCCCTGTTCATGATCTGAACCTCCACACTGTTCTTGGTGCTCTTCATGCTTCTGCAGCCAATGATGATGGCATGGCACCTTTAAATTCTGACCATCAGGCATCGGACAGCCTTCTCGACTCGATCACTCGGCCAAGAACAATAAGATGCTGAAGAAAAGATGAGCTTAGTTAGAACGAACTCCTTTGCCTTCTTGCTTTGACAATGTAAAGGGCAAATATTCTTATCCAGCAGTGCAGATATGTTGTATTGGATGAGCCACTTTGCACTGATGAAAACTGGAGCCACCCACCTTCAACGCAGACATGATTGAAGGAGGCAGACCTCCGAGTTGGGTCCACCGGTGGATGATGCAGATTCTTCGACACTGTTGCTGAAGTGGTGAATGCACAGATTGCAGCTTCAGTGCTGCAATCTCTTCAGCTTCAGCTTAGGATTTGAATGGAATATTTAAGGCTGGTGTTCTTCCAGTGTGACTCATCATTGACAGTTGGACTCCTCGAGGGAAGGAAGCTTCTTGTTGCTCATGCTACTGGTGAGAGATCCAACTGAGATTTGCACAGCACTGTGCTGGGTCACTTGTTAAGGGTGTGGATCACATGGTTGGATGCTCCAAATCTGCgagaagagagagggagagcgaATCCCAGAGAGATTTTGTCCCCTAGTGGGTTCTTTATCAATGCATGAACATGAAAGATGTGGTGCGACCATTAAATGCTATTGACTTGGACACCTCCAAATCAAAGTCTTTCTCTAACTAAAACCAGTGAGGGCATCTGCATGGATGAGCGGGCACTGCCTCGGCGACTCTGGGAATCAGTGAAACGAATCGACTTGTCAGAATTGTGATCCTTGATGAGGCCATAATTATAGTTTGAAAAGCTTAAGCATCTTCCAACATGTGCTATCATCTCTTCCTGTACACTACACacacccagagagagagagagagagagagagagagagagaaggaataaTTTTAGCAAAGAGAGTATGAGTTTGAGAGATGTGAGTGATCCCACCTTGAGGAAAGGGAGACAGGATGGTTCTGTTGGAGGTGTTTTGAATGGTTCCCAATCCCCAAAgaacagtgagagagagagagaggagacaagCCCATCAGCAGCAAAAGATTCTGAGAAGAGTCTCCAATGATGGTTGGCTCTTTGAAGACTTCAAGAACCTAGAAAATGAGACCTACAtcacacacagacacacacacttAGACCTGTGTTTGCCATGATCTTCCATGCTAAGCCCACCACATGTGTGATTTCATTGGCATCACACCTACTCTTCCAAGAAATTGAATGCTGCAGCCCTAAAGGACAAAGACCATTGACCTGTGTTTGCCATAATCTTGTTCAGAGCAGTCCTATCTAAAAGCTCCACTTCTCTGGTCTTGTCTTTTACCTCACAGCTCTACACCAGGAAACCTGTAAAACAGCAGCAGCttattctttgatgttctccactACAACCTCCAGACATGTCTAAAAGCTCCTTTTTGATCATTGGTCCCTTTCTGATACATTAATGCAGATGTAAAGAACATTGTACAAAGGCATCTGCAAAGCTGTCTTTTCTTATTAGTGTATATATTTGCCAAAATCTAGTGAATTGCCTCATTCTGTAATTGCCAATTTACTTCTGCCTCTTTCTTGCTCTTCCAATTACTGTCTAGCATTCATGGAATGCTCCATGACACAAGTGTTATGTTCCAAGCTACCTAGGAACAATGGATCCTCTGAGTGCAAGCTTGTTAGAGTATTATTACCTTCTGCACTCAAGATTCTCTGCCTTATTAGACAGAGAAAAGGAGCCTCACAACTTCCTCAATTCCCACAGGCCATCACAAGACCTCCTAATCATAATCAAAGCTTGTTGCTGCAAACTTTCCCACAGCTCTGAAAGTGGTGGTTGAGAGTACTGATGACTTCTGAAACACATTCAATAAACAAGAACTTttgtatgtgtgtatgtgtatacTGTATTTTAAGGGATTAGGCTTCATTGTCAACTGCTAAAGGTCCCATCAAATTTCACTGACTGTAACAATTCACAGAATCCATTTCCACACAATTGATTTGTGTCAAAACCATTTaagaaagagcaaaaaaaaaaaagaaaaagttaacCTCTTTACATGATGAAGCAGTTGTTAAGCTCATGTGGAGAAATCTTTGAACCACTCATTCTCAACCCAAATGGAGCATTCAACTCAATTGGTTTTGCACAATCATCATGATAGAGAACAGAAACTCCTCTTGGCTATGACAAGCCACAGGTGGTTAGCATGGTGGACTTCTTGGAATGATGATTTCAGAATGTTAGCTCATGTGAATCCTGCTGTAGTTCATAAAGGTCAGCAGTGACTTGATCAACAACAAAGCTTTATATATTGCCATTGGATTCAGCAGACCTTTATCCTCCACATCACaattgagcaagctggcattgttTTATTGAAGAAGCAGCATCATACAATGTCTATAGTGACCAATATcttttcttcattctctcattttGTGGATAGAATCCAGTGATTAATGTGTTGACTTGGAGGCTTGAAGTGGTTGCTTAGTGAAGAGGGCAATGAAATAAGCTTAATTAGTGACATATAGTTGGTTGTATATGGAAATAAGAGAAAGAAGCTGCAAAGGGAAAGAGAATTCACTATCTTCTTATACAAGCAATTAGGATGGACTTTGCACCAATGTTCTTCTCATCTCTTTCTTTGATCTCACTTGTTGGAGGAGAAAGATCTAATCTTCCTTGGAATAACTCACATCCTGCACTGGAGATCATAATAGCAGAAGGAAAACCCATATTATTCGTACTGCAAACAGGGTGGTATCTCCATGCACAACGGGAGGGAACGAATTCCAGTGTGTCTCTTAATGTAATATCtgcagcaagagagagagagaaagcgacTTGTCTAAAGCCGAGAAATGCGGCTGCttgccgcctctctctctctctctctctctctctctctctagagtgCCAACCAAAGGCAAACAAAAGGAAGCAAAAGGGTTGAGCGAGAGAAGAAGACGAAAGCTAACAGCTAAAATCTTCACTCCATAAAGAAATTTACAGGGCCCATTTAGTTGGATGGATTGGACACACACTCAGAAACAAATAATTACTTTATGATCTCCTCAAATtaacaattaatttttaaatcttcCAATTCAAAAGGATAAAAAAATTATCGGAGGAAATAAATCTTGATAGTCAGGATTTGATTCTTatataaatatctcatgtatctcGTACTCTCGAGAATTTATCGAAAAGACGAAAAAATTTATGTGAAAAGATGTATTAAAGAACTTATTTTTTTGTaaatatagataaaatttatcGAAACATAATAATTTTACATCTGCTTTTTGATatgtaattatattttttattttttttgaatttttctatatatagataaaaataattttatatctattttaaatatttaattataaatatcTGAATTTGCTTTTGGTTTCAAGCTGTGTTTTCTTCCTCCCAACATCCCTGACAATGtgcttcccctctctctctctctctctctctctctctctctctctgtctctctctcaaaTACAAACACAGCCCACACACTGATACACACGTATTCATGCTTCCCATCTGTATCTCTTAGTTGCTTGCGTATGGAGAAGTCTATACCATCCAAAAGTCAGCGTCTTCCATGAATAAAATACACTACTCTCTCTTTCTCACTTCCGTTTGTCCCCTTACAATCACTATTTTTCTTGGGCTGGGAGAGGACTTCTCAAATcactccttcctctctctctctctctctcagaggcaGTCTCCGAGAGCAGGAGGAAAGAGTTCAGGACTGGAAGCATCGGACTGCTCCGGAGAGGGCACCGAAGCAGCATCTGAGGTCGGAGGTGGTCCGCTTTGTTCTTGGGCTGCGGGAGACATGTGTGACTACTTCTGGCAACGGAGGGAGAATGGCCAAGGAGATCTCGCCGACGTCGTCCGCTCAGGAGGGTCGGGTTCAGCTTCGGGGAGTGAGTTCCCGGTGGTGAGCGACTGGCATCCCCCTTCGGAGCCAACGGTGCCCCCCTCCTCCTCTACGGTCGAGGACATGAACAACGACTTCGGAGACCCTTTCGCCAATCTCTGCGACCCTCTCCTCAGTGAATTGACCGGCATCGAGTTCTTCCACAACAGCGGCGAAATGATTACAGGAGGACAGGTCAAGGCGGCGACAGAGAgcaccggcggcggcggcggcggtggaatCATGTCCCAGCAGTTGCTCATGAGCGAGGAGATTATCACGAAGCCTCGTGATATCATCCCAAGGGCCTTCCAGCTCTCGTCAGGAGGAGCCAAGCCTTCCCCTCTCTCTCCGATAGAGGCAAGCAGTGGTGCAGTAGGCTGTTCGGCAGACGATGGTGGCGTCCAGATCTCGTCTACAAGATCACTCGGTGTCAAGCGGAGGTTCGACCCCCGGATCTCTCACTGATCTTGGAATTATGTGCGATTTAGCGTAAATTTCCTGATGATCGATCCACGCACATACTGTCGCACGTCGACGTCTCCGATCAGGCCAGGACTATAAGGCCATCGATGCCCGCTGTCTGATAGCCAACACAGTCTCCCCTTCTCATCTTTTCTCTCTCAAAATCTTAAACCTTACAAAAGACGACCAACAAATCTTACAGGTTTTCTGACTTCTTCGTCCCCTTCGTGACATGAAATTTGTGTGCAGGAAAAACCAAGCGAAGAAGGTGGTGTGCATTCCTGCTCCGGCGGCGGCAACCAACCGGTCTAGCGGAGAGGTCGTTCCTTCTGATCTCTGGGCCTGGAGGAAGTATGGCCAGAAACCCATCAAGGGATCTCCTTATCCCAGGTAATCTTCCTCATCAtgcatcatctctctctctctctctctctctctccaaggaACTCCATGCTTGCTAATGCAGTTGTGGTACTGATAGGATCGGTAAGTATTTTAAGAGATACTTCAAACTCCTAGTGGATTAAGATTTGCATTTAATCAAGTATTCTGATTATTAGAGaattagtatttgttcctataaatATATCTTTGAGTCTCAATGTCTCGATGAACAGTAGAGGCAATACTTTGTGTGATCCCGAGGATTTCTTTCTGGTGAATCTAGAAAGAGTCAAGAAAAGAATTCTTTGGATCCATGTGAGATGATGTACAAGAAAGACGCTACTTGAATAAAGATAAAGATCTTGTAATTGATCTTAATGAGTAGGTATTAACGTAGAGCAGCTGCTAACTTGTGTTTGCAAGTAGCAGAGCATCTTTCCGAGCGATTGCACGCTGAGTTTAATGCATTTCCAAGTAATGTTCTGCATGATTACTTCGTCGGATGGATTGCCGCAGGGGTTACTACAGATGCAGCAGTTCCAAAGGATGCTCTGCGAGGAAACAAGTAGAGCGCAGCCGAACCAACCCCAACATGCTGGTCATCACCTACACATCGGAGCACAACCACCCGTGGCCGACGCAACGCAATGCTTTAGCCGGATCCACGAGATCCCAAGCATCGAAGAATAGTTCCTCCGCGTCAAAGACCTCCTTCGGGCGCAGTCTTGTATCCCCCACGGCTCCGAAGGCCGATCCCAAggtaaaggaagaagaagaagccgcagagaTAGATAACGAGCCGATGATCCCTGAATCGAACCATCCCGATGACTTCTTCGCGGACTTGGCCGAGCTGGAGACTGACCCGATGAGTACCATCTTCTCCAAGGTTCTTATCCACGCCAAGcagccggaggaggaggagcctgAGGAGGAGGAGCCTGAGAACAAGGGCTTGGGTCCATTAAACATGTGGTAGGCTCAGCAAAACGCATGCATTACATGTCAAGAAGGAAGATGAGTCTTGAGGGTGTAGCTATGTGATGTTATCTTGACAGAAAAGGGTGACGGGGGAAAGAAGAGCAGTGGAATGATGGAGGATGGGACAGAAAGCTAAGGAACATAAGCATTCAAACAGTTGGAATGGGTACGATATGTCTGAGATGTGACCGTAAAAGCCTTCACAATGGACTTAAGAGGCATAGGTTGCCATTGTTCTCCTTCCACTatttcttcctctccctcttcctctcaTCCAAAAGTAGGGAGAGAGTTTAGAGTTTGCTCATAGGGTTAAGTAATAAggatgtggaggaggaggaggaggtcataTACTAGTAGTAGATTGATGAAGATGATGCTTTGTTAGACAACATCAGACACTCTTCTGTTCCTCAGCTTTCTATTCCTGTTTGTACATATGTGATGAAGGCATTACTGTCAAAGTCTTTGAGTATTCAGATTGATGTTGAGAGAGAGAGGCTTTCAGAGCATAATTCAATCCTCATTGCTTTCCTCCTTTATACTTTTTCCTGTTGATGTGGAATCCACATTGTGTTCTACATATTACTTGTGtggtatttgtgtgtgtgtgtctgagagagagagagagaggagtttagAATGTTTAAATGAAGTTTCTGTTACTATGGTGATCAACTCAATACTAAGCATTCAGAttggtgtagagagagagaggctttcaGAACATAATTCAATCCTCATTGCTTTCCTCCTTTTACTTTTCCTGTTGATGTGGAATACACATTGTGTGCTACACATtacttgtgtgtgttgtgtgtgtgtgtgtgtgagagagagaagaGTTTAGAATGTTTAGATGAAGTTTATGTTAGTATAGTGATCAACTCATTAGCTTCTTCTGATCAAAGGAAACACTGCAGACTCCACTATTTGGTGTttccatcatcatcttcattCAAAAGGATAGGGATGATAGCACATCATCTAACTTAACACAAAATTCGATCTAAATGTTTATACAATTGACTCCTACATAAAATCATAATAGTTCATGTTATGCCAAATAATATCATCGTTGTCGGTCAATCAACATGCGAAATTTAGtcaatcaagaaaaattaatgcgTCGATACATTCAATCTTCTATAATAGATGATGATGACtatagaaaaaaaatactttttacgTAATCCTAACTTAGAACTCCCAAAACTCGTATTTTCGAGTTtcaaacgaatctttcttagatatcgGAGAAGTCCCTTCGTAGATTTAAGTCAAAACTTACATCATAAACATCTTTATACTTAAGATTGGAAAACAAACGAATTCAGATCCATTCTGTCACATAAAATTGACGATCAAAATTGACATTCGCGATGGGAAAGTATTAAATTTGATATGCACCGGTCGTTGGAGCATCTGCTATCACTGTTAAAGTCTGATTACAACTGTTGATCGATGGATGCAATCACCTTTCGACACCACAATAAACCGAGGTCGGTTGTCTTGATCTATGCATTCCTCTTCCACCATAATCACAAGGCGAAGAAGAAAATGATGGGTTTTAATGTGCTATATGGAAACGAAGACCAATGGGTTCAAATCGATCTCTTCATGAAAAGACTCCTATCATTCACTCATGACACAGACCATACGATACTGTTCTTCTGACCGCCGTGCACAGAGGAATATAATCGCCATTATTCTGACCTTCCAGCTGATATGATTGGAACACCCACTCGTCGATGTGATGGTTTATGGGCTTCATGGGACGCATGTCTATCAGCAAACTCGTCGTAGCTAAGTGTTACCCCAAGTTACAGAGCTATACGTCCACCTCTGTCGGCATGTGAGGCTCCACTGAAGGGATAAGCGAACACACAGGCATTTGGATCGTCTTATTAGCACTCGAATAAAGTCCTCTTCCAAAGGGGAACACGAATCATCCAGAAAGAGTTCACAGTGATCCTTCGACGGGCCTCTTTTGAGTTGTTTTCATGTGTCATTGTAACTATGAGAGGTGCGTGTGGGGACATGAAATGTCGACTACCTTAGTCTTGCATGGAGCTCATAGGTAATGGGGGCAATCGAGGCTCTTAGGTGGTGGTAGAACAATGGGTATCGCGATTAGCTCACCACCCACTCACTCTCATCACATCGTTGGGAGATTAAATTTGATtcgttttttattattttaatgtcCTAATTGTGATCTCCATAATGTACGATATGATATGTTAGTTATTTTAATACCGAATAATACATGACTAGATGAAGCTTCAAGGTGATTGATAATTACATAGCGTGCTAACATCATATGTCAACTATCATAATACCCAATAACACGTGATTAAATGGAACTTTAGGTAATGGATAGTTGCATAGTGTATGACATGATATATTGGTTATCTTAGTACCGAATGATAATTGCATAGCGTGGAACATGATATGTCAACTATCATGATATCGAATACTCCGTGATTAAATGGAGCTTTAGGTAATTGATAGTTGCATAGTATATACCATGATATATGTATGACATGATATATCAACTATCTTAACACCGAATGACATATGATTAGATAGAGCTTTACATAATTGATAGTTGCACATTATGCTCCACTCACTCGTTAGACTATCTCATAATATCACGATGATTACGACATATGACACATAAAACGTCAATCATCTCATAATCCTCAAAGTATAGTGAACAACGAATCTTATATACATCATAATCGATAATATAATGATTCGTTTTGATTATTTTAATGTCCTAATTGTGATGGTCATAACATACGATATGATATGTTAGCTATTTTAATACCGAATAATACATGACTAGATGAAGCTTCAAGGTGATTGATAAT from Musa acuminata AAA Group cultivar baxijiao chromosome BXJ2-11, Cavendish_Baxijiao_AAA, whole genome shotgun sequence encodes:
- the LOC135627284 gene encoding probable WRKY transcription factor 14 is translated as MCDYFWQRRENGQGDLADVVRSGGSGSASGSEFPVVSDWHPPSEPTVPPSSSTVEDMNNDFGDPFANLCDPLLSELTGIEFFHNSGEMITGGQVKAATESTGGGGGGGIMSQQLLMSEEIITKPRDIIPRAFQLSSGGAKPSPLSPIEASSGAVGCSADDGGVQISSTRSLGVKRRKNQAKKVVCIPAPAAATNRSSGEVVPSDLWAWRKYGQKPIKGSPYPRGYYRCSSSKGCSARKQVERSRTNPNMLVITYTSEHNHPWPTQRNALAGSTRSQASKNSSSASKTSFGRSLVSPTAPKADPKVKEEEEAAEIDNEPMIPESNHPDDFFADLAELETDPMSTIFSKVLIHAKQPEEEEPEEEEPENKGLGPLNMW